TTCGGCGCCATGTTCCAGCAGGGCAATCAGCAGGTCGATATTGCCATTTTGTGCTGCCGAGTGCATGGGGGTAACGCCAGCTTGTTGCTGCACGTTTACCAGCGCGCCTTCATTAATGAGCATGCGGGCAATATCTGTATAATTATTAGCCGTAGCCGAGTGCAGCGGAAAAACCCGGTAACCATTGTTTGATGGCAGGTTTACATCGGCACCTTTCAGTACCAGGTATCGGGCTACCTCTGCCTGTCCGAAGTAGCAGGCCAGTCCCAGTGGGGTAAATCCATCGGGTGCAAAATCATCTATAGATTCTGGGTGATTGGAGATTACATAGGCCACCACGTCCAGCTTACCTGCTGCGGCTGCTTCAAAGAAATTGATCTCATCCACATACCTCATCAACAGGGTAGTCACCTCCGGCTTTTTATAGTAGCACGATAACATCAATGGCGACACGCCATGACTGGTTGATTCCTTAACCAATTGCGGTTGTTGATTGAGGAGTTGAGTAATGGCAGCCAGGTTGGCCGTAGCAATGTAATCTTCCAGTTGATCGATGTTCATTAACTCAATGTTACGAAAAGTTTTAGTTAGAAGGAAGGGGGAGAGGGGGCAAAGATAAAAAGGCTGTCACCCTGAGCTTGTCGAAGGGCGTGCGGTGGACTGTCGCCATCAAGCCCAACGCACGTGTTTCGACAGGCTCAACATGACATCCCACGCTCTTTCTTTGCCCAAGCCAGACACAAAAAAAAGCGATGAGCATTACGCTCACCGCTTCGCATTATAGTTGTTTAAATTTGAGTGGCTGGGTTATTCTTTGGCTTTGCCGGCTGGTTTTTCTGCTACCGTTTGGCCATCTCTAATTTCATCGCTGGCGTTCTGAATTAGTTGGTCGCCGGGTTTCAGGTCGCCATAAACTTCAACCAGGCTATCGGTTTGCATGCCTTTTTGTACATCAACCCAAACGGCTTTGTGGTTGTCTACCTTAATCACAAATACTTTCTCTGTAGATATTACAAGCGCTTTTCTCGGGATCACAAAGGTGCTGTCGCGGTTAGGTACCGGTACGTCAACCTCGGCATACATGCCCGGTAATAGTTTTTTATTGGTGTTCAGCACATCCATCTCCAGGCGCTCGCTGCGCAGTTTTTGGTCAAGTGCACCGGCCATGCGGGCTACTTTAGCAGTGAATTTCTGGTTAGGTAATGCGCGCACGTTAAAGCTAACTTCGTCTTTATTGCCCAGCCCGCCGGTTGAAGCTTCGGGGATAGAAATCACCAAACGGAGTTTGCTTTGTTGTTGCAATACCAGCAGGGGGAGATCACTGCCTTTGCCAGACGGACCTACATAGGCACCTGCATTTACGTTACGTGCGGTAATAATGCCGCTGAACGGTGCGCGGATTTCCAGATAATTGCGATTGGCCGTTACCTCCTGTGCAGCAGATTTTGCGGCTTCCCAATTAGCCAGGTCGGCATTTTGACGGGCCTCTGCCTGGTCCAGATCATTTTGAGAGATGGTACCCGGGGTTTTGCTGGTGTTCAGCAGGCGGTCGTAATTGGCTTTGCTGGCCAGGTATAATGCCTGCATTTGCTTAATGCGCGATTGTGCGCCCGCCAGTTGCGAGTTAATCTCGGGTGCTTCCAACGTTACCAGTAGCTGGCCTTCGTGCACTTCAGAGCCAACGTCAACCAGCAGTTTTTTTACAAAGCTGTTTACTTTGGCATAAAGGTCTACCTGTTGGTAGGGCTGCAGTTCGCCAGGTACTTGCAGGCTGGTGCTCAGCTTGCCTTTGGTTACGCTCACAACCTCTACCGGCGCGGCAGTTTGGGTTGAGTCGGCATCGCCTTCTTTTTCTTTCTGCCCCGAACCGCAAGCCGACAGGAGGCTCATGGCAGAAGCCATTATAAATAGGTTGATGATGTTTTTATTCATGGTGTGCATGGTGCAGGGGTATATAAAATTTACTGTCTTTATCTTCAGGATCTAATGATACAGAGTCGGTGGTGGTTTTGCCTTGTACCCAGGCAAATACCATAGGTAAAATTAGTAAAGCTGCAAAGGTTGAGGCCAACAGACCACCAATAACCGCACGGCCTAGTGGTGAGGTTTGATCGCCGCCCTCACCCAGGCCAGATGCCATCGGGATCATACCTACAATCATGGCCACGCTGGTCATCAAAATAGGACGTAGGCGCAGGGCCGCAGCTTCGCGGGCAGATTTCAGGGCATCGCCATTGTGCTTGCGCAACTCCTCGGCATTGGTAATCAACAGTACCGAGTTGGCAATGGATACACCCACGCTCATGATCATACCCATGTATGATTGCAGGTTGAGTGTAGAGCCCGTTAACTTAACCAACAGCAGCGAACCCAGCAATACGGCAGGCACCGTAGATAGCACCACGGCCGAAACCTTGAAGCTTTGGAAGTTGGCCGCCAGCATCAGGAAAATCACTATTACCGCTACTAATAAGCCGTTCTGTAAGCTGTCAAGTGTATCTGTAAGGGTTTGCGTTAAACCGCGTGGGGCTATGGTTAAGCCACGTGGCGGCTTGCCTATGGAGGCAATAGCTTTGTCTACATCTTTTGCCGCGGTACCCAGGTCCATATTGCTAATGTTAGCTGTAACGCTGAGGATAGGCATCGAACCAATATCGTCATCCTCACCAAAAGTAACCCCTTCCTTAATATCAGCCACATCACCTAAAACCGGGCGCGGGTTGTTACTCATCAATGGAATTTCTTTGATGGTGTTGGCATTATTCATCTGGTACTCAGGTACCTCTACCTGAACGTTATAGCTTAGTCCTATTTTAGGGTCAATCCAAACGTTCTTCTCGGTAAAGCGAGATGATGAGGTAGAAGCCGTTAGCGAGCGCGATACGTCGGTAACGCTCAGTCCCAATTGCGCTGTACGCTCCCGGTCTATATTAATGTTGATGGCCGGGTAATGGATAGATTGCCCAATCTGCACATCGCGCAGGTAAGGGATCTTTTTCAGTTGCTCCATCACCTTGTAGGCGTAGGCAATGTTATTCTTTTTGTTTTTAGACTGAATAACCACCTCTACCGGCGTAGGCGATCCCTGGCTCAGAATTTTGTCAGTCAGCTCAATCGGCTCAAAAGAAAGCTGGATGCCCGGCATCTTTTTATGCATCGCATCGCGAAACTTGTCTTTCAGATCGTCAAGGTTTTTTACCTTGTAATCTTCTTTCAGGTTCACCTGTAATACGGCCTCCTGAGGGCCAGCCATAAACAGGTAAATAGGCGCGGTAGAAAACTGACCGGGGTGCTGGCCAACCATAGCCGATGTTACCTCGATATTCTTTTTACCCACTATATCTTCAAGTACCTTAATAGCGTTCAGGGTAATGATCTCCGTACGCTCCAAACGCGTGCCATCCTGTGCACGCAAGCGTACCTGGAAAGTGCCCGAGTTTACCTTCGGCAATACATCACGGCCAATGGTGGTTAGTAATAATACCACAATAGCCAATGCACCAATAATGTAGGCCGATACAATGAACTTGCGGCGTGGCAGGTTACGATCCATAAAGGCCATGTAACGCTGGCGGAAACGGTCGAACCCTTTTAGCTTACCATCGGCACCAACCTCAGGGTGTTCTACCAGAATTTTCTTCTGGTCCCAGGTGTCTTCTTCGTCTTCTACGGTTACTTCCTCGGCATAGTTTTTATGCTCGTGCTTGTTGATCATGATCCAGTTAGCCATGATTGGTACGAAGGTTTGTGCCAACAGGTAAGAGATGATCATGCTGAAGCCGATAGCCAGCGAAAGCGGCAGGAACAGCGCGCCCGGAATACCCTTCATAGTGAAGGCCGGCGCAAATACCGCCAGGATACAGAACAGAATAAGCAATTTAGGGAAGGCAATCTCCTTACAGGCATCCCAAATGGCCAGTGCCTTGGGTTTGCCCATATCAAAGTGCTGGTGTATGTTCTCAATCGTCACCG
This region of Mucilaginibacter yixingensis genomic DNA includes:
- a CDS encoding ankyrin repeat domain-containing protein, translating into MNIDQLEDYIATANLAAITQLLNQQPQLVKESTSHGVSPLMLSCYYKKPEVTTLLMRYVDEINFFEAAAAGKLDVVAYVISNHPESIDDFAPDGFTPLGLACYFGQAEVARYLVLKGADVNLPSNNGYRVFPLHSATANNYTDIARMLINEGALVNVQQQAGVTPMHSAAQNGNIDLLIALLEHGAEVSTRMEGGKLPADLAREKGFNEIAEILS
- a CDS encoding efflux RND transporter periplasmic adaptor subunit — protein: MNKNIINLFIMASAMSLLSACGSGQKEKEGDADSTQTAAPVEVVSVTKGKLSTSLQVPGELQPYQQVDLYAKVNSFVKKLLVDVGSEVHEGQLLVTLEAPEINSQLAGAQSRIKQMQALYLASKANYDRLLNTSKTPGTISQNDLDQAEARQNADLANWEAAKSAAQEVTANRNYLEIRAPFSGIITARNVNAGAYVGPSGKGSDLPLLVLQQQSKLRLVISIPEASTGGLGNKDEVSFNVRALPNQKFTAKVARMAGALDQKLRSERLEMDVLNTNKKLLPGMYAEVDVPVPNRDSTFVIPRKALVISTEKVFVIKVDNHKAVWVDVQKGMQTDSLVEVYGDLKPGDQLIQNASDEIRDGQTVAEKPAGKAKE
- a CDS encoding efflux RND transporter permease subunit — translated: MGMIKGALRKPITVLVLVAGLFFFGIGAIRSIKIDIFPDLNLPVIYISHPYGGFTPDQMESYFGRQYVNLLLYVSGVKSIETKNIQGLTLLKLTFYEGTNMAQAAAEVSAFSNRAQAIFPNGSQPPFIIRFDASTLPVGQLVLTSPKRSNNELLDLANVYVRSQFTSIPGLVAPAPFGGNVRTIVIKADPELLRSHNLTPDQLVAALRDNNQTSPAGNVRIGDYNYLTPSNTSVGPIADFGNIPLYKNGVQTLFMKDVATIEDGADVTAGYALVNGKRSVYLPITKSADASTWEVVQNLKKALPSFQANLPDDVKLNYVFDQSVYVINAVKSLISEGAIGAILTGLMVLLFLGDKRGALIVILTIPTSIISGILFLNLFHQTINIMTLSGLSLAVGILVDESTVTIENIHQHFDMGKPKALAIWDACKEIAFPKLLILFCILAVFAPAFTMKGIPGALFLPLSLAIGFSMIISYLLAQTFVPIMANWIMINKHEHKNYAEEVTVEDEEDTWDQKKILVEHPEVGADGKLKGFDRFRQRYMAFMDRNLPRRKFIVSAYIIGALAIVVLLLTTIGRDVLPKVNSGTFQVRLRAQDGTRLERTEIITLNAIKVLEDIVGKKNIEVTSAMVGQHPGQFSTAPIYLFMAGPQEAVLQVNLKEDYKVKNLDDLKDKFRDAMHKKMPGIQLSFEPIELTDKILSQGSPTPVEVVIQSKNKKNNIAYAYKVMEQLKKIPYLRDVQIGQSIHYPAININIDRERTAQLGLSVTDVSRSLTASTSSSRFTEKNVWIDPKIGLSYNVQVEVPEYQMNNANTIKEIPLMSNNPRPVLGDVADIKEGVTFGEDDDIGSMPILSVTANISNMDLGTAAKDVDKAIASIGKPPRGLTIAPRGLTQTLTDTLDSLQNGLLVAVIVIFLMLAANFQSFKVSAVVLSTVPAVLLGSLLLVKLTGSTLNLQSYMGMIMSVGVSIANSVLLITNAEELRKHNGDALKSAREAAALRLRPILMTSVAMIVGMIPMASGLGEGGDQTSPLGRAVIGGLLASTFAALLILPMVFAWVQGKTTTDSVSLDPEDKDSKFYIPLHHAHHE